In the genome of Streptomyces sp. SLBN-118, the window GTTCTTCCGCTACGAACAGCGCGGCGACCGGCCCCGCGACGGCCGCACCCCGCCGGACGATCTCGCGGGGCTCCTCGACGGGCACTGGGTGAACGCCCGTCCCATCGTCTACGAGGACTTCCTCCCCAAGTCGGCCGCCGGGATCTTCCAGTCGAACCTCTCCGACGAGGGCACCAGAAACGCAGCCGCCCTGGGCACCCACTACGACCAGCAGTGGCTCTCCGGCGTACTGGAGCGCCCCGTCCACGACCCCTTCGACCTCTACGCCGCTCAGCAGGACAGCTCACTTCGCCAGGCCCGCGAGGCCCTCGGACTCCCCAAGGACAGACCGTGACCAGCACCGGCACCACACTTCCCGACAACGACTCGCTGCGCGCCCGGGCTCGCGAGAGCCTGCTCGGCTGCGGCGCCGAACTGCCCACCGGCGGCGGCGATGTCATCGCCCGTACGCCGCTGACGGGCACCACTTTGTTCACCCTGCCCGCGACAACGCCCGAACAGGCAGACGCGGCGATCGGCGCGGCGGACGCGGCGTTCCGCGAGTGGCGCACGATCCCGGCGCCACAGCGCGGGGCGCTGGTCAAGCGTCTTGGTGAGCTGCTCGGCGAGCACAAGGAGCAGCTGGCCGACCTCGTCACCATCGACGCGGGCAAGATCCGTTCCGAGGCGCTCGGCGAAGTGCAGGAAATGATCGACATCTGTGAGTTCGCGGTCGGCCTCTCCCGGCAGCTGTACGGGCGCACCATGGCATCCGAGCGTCCCGGTCACCGCCTTTCGGAGAGCTGGCACCCGCTCGGCGTAGTGGGCGTGATCTCCGCGTTCAACTTCCCGGTGGCGGTGTGGGCGTGGAACACCGCGATCGCTCTGGTCTGCGGTGACACGGTGGTCTGGAAGCCGTCGGAGCTCACCCCGCTGACCGCCGTGGCCTGCGACGCCCTGCTGGCGCGCGCCGCCGCCGATGCCGGTGCGCCGGCCGGTGTGCACGGGCTGCTGCTGGGTGGCCGCGAGACGGGCGAGCGGCTGGTCGACGACGAGCGGGTCGCGCTGGTCAGCGCGACGGGTTCGGTACGGATGGGCCGCGAGGTCGGCCCGCGTGTGGCCTCGCGCTTCGGCCGCTGTCTGCTCGAACTGGGAGGCAACAACGCGGCGATCGTCACGCCCTCCGCCGATCTCGACCTCTCGGTGCGCGGGATCGTGTTCTCCGCGGCGGGCACAGCGGGCCAGCGCTGCACCACCCTGCGCCGGCTGATCATCCACGAGGACATCGCGGACCAGTTGGTGGAAAGGATCGTCCACGCGTACGGCCGGCTGCCGGTCGGCGACCCGTTCCAGGAGGGCACCCTTGTGGGACCGCTGATCTCGGGCACGGCCCACCGGGCGATGACGGAGGCGCTGGCGGCGGCCGAGGCGGACGGCGGGAAGATCCTGACCGGCGGTGACCGGCAGCTGGGCGAGCAGGCGCCCGATGCCGTATACGTCCGGCCCGCCGTGGTGCGGATGCCCGCGCAGACGGATGTCGTACGCCGGGAGACGTTTGCGCCGATCCTCTATGTGCTTACGTACCGGACCTTTCAGGAGGCTGTGGCGCTGCAGAACGGGGTCCCGCAGGGCCTGTCCTCCAGCATCTTCACGCAGGACCAGCGGGAGGCGGAGCGCTTCCTCGCGGCGGACGGCTCCGACTGCGGTATCGCCAACGTCAACATCGGCACATCCGGCGCCGAGATCGGCGGGGCGTTCGGCGGCGAGAAGGAGACCGGCGGCGGGCGCGAGTCGGGTTCCGACGCGTGGCGGGCGTACATGAGGCGGACGACGAACACGGTGAACTACTCCGACAGCCTGCCGCTCGCCCAGGGGGTGAACTTCCTGTAGGGCCCCGGTCAGAGATCGGGAAGATCCACACACCCCGCAAGGTTGGTAGAAAGGTGAACAACTTCGGGGTACGTGACGTGGACGTGGTCGTCATAGGCGCCGGACAGGCAGGACTGTCCGGCGCCTACCACCTGCAGCGCGCCGGGCTCCTGCCGGACCGCGATTTCGTGGTGCTGGACCATGCCCCGCGGGCCGGGGGTGCCTGGCAGTTCCGCTGGCCGTCCCTCACCTACGGCAAGGTGCACGGCATGCACGCGCTGCCGGGCATGGAACTGACCGGTGCGGATGAGGGGCGCCCCTCCTCCGAAGTGATCGGCGCGTACTTCACCGCGTACGAGAAGCGCTTCGATCTGCGCGTACACCGCCCGGTCGCGGTGACGGCCGTACGCGACGGCGGAGGCGAGGGCGGGCGGCTGCTCGTCGAGACCTCGGAGGGGACCTGGGCGGCGCGGGCACTGATCAACGCGACGGGCACCTGGGACCGTCCGTTCTGGCCGCGCTACCCGGGTCAGGAGACCTTCCGGGGGCGCCAGTTGCACACGGTGGACTATCCGGGACCCGAGGAGTTCGCCGGGAAGCGCGTGATCGTGGTGGGCGGCGGGGCGTCGGGCACCCAGCATCTGATGGAGATCGCGGAGTTCGCGGCGGACACCACCTGGGTCACACGGCGGCAGCCCGTCTTCCGCGAGGGCCCCTTCGACGAGGACGCCGGGCGCGCGGCCGTCGCCATGGTCGAGCAGCGGGTACGCCGCGGACTGCCGCCGCAGAGCGCGGTCTCGGTGACCGGGCTGCCCCTCAACGACTCCGTACACCGCGCCCGCGAGTCGGGCGTCCTGGACCGGCTGCCGATGTTCGACCGGATCACGCCGACGGGCGCACCGTGGAGGCGGACGTGATCCTCTGGGCGACAGGATTCCGCGCGGCGATCGACCATCTCGCGCCGCTGAAACTGCGCGAGCGGGGTGGCGGCATCCGGGTGGACGGCACCCGCGCGGTACGGGACGCCCGCGTCCATCTCGTCGGATACGGGCCTTCCGCCTCGACGATCGGCGCCAACCGCGCGGGACGGGCGGCGGTCCGCGAGATCAAGCAACTGCTGGAGCGCGAACCCGCCCTGGCCTGATGCCCGTCAATTGCCGGCGCTCGCGCTGCTGCGCCTGACGTTGAACTCCGCGACGTTGCGTCGATGCTCCTGGTAACTCGCCGTGAAGCGCGTGTCCCCCGGCCCCACGGTGACGAAGTAGAGCCAGTCGCCGGGCGGCGGGTTGATCGCCGCGTGCATGGCCTGCTCCCCCGGGTTGTCGATGGGGGTCGGCGGCAGCCCGCGGCGCTGGTAGCTGTTGTACGGGCTGTTGATGCGGGTGTCGGCGGCCGTGGTGTCCAGCGTGCTGCGGTTCAGGGCGTAGTTGAGGGTCGAGTCCATCTGCAGCGGCATCCCCTTCGCAAGCCGGTTGTAGATGACGCGGGCGACCTTCCCCATGTCCCCGGGGGTGTCGGCCTCGGCCTGCACGATGCTGGCGATGCTCACTGTCTGATAGACCGTCATCCCGCTGCGCTGGGCCCCCTTGCTGATCCGATCGGCCCCGAACCGCTGATGAGCCGTGTTGACCATGTAGCTGAGCAGGCTCTGCGGAGTGGACCTGGAGTCGACGGGATACGTGGCCGGGAAGAGGTAGCCCTCGGGATTGCCCCGGGCGTCGGCCGGGAGCTTCAGCCGCGCCGTGCCGACCACCTTCGCCGTGGCGCCCGGCGCCTGGTCCAGGGCCTTGTCGATCGCCGTGTAGACCTGGGTGGCGCGCCAGCCCTCGGGGACCAGAAGCGCCTTCTCCTCCTTCTGGCCCCCGTTCAGCAGCAGCGGCACCAGCACTGCGACCGCCGCGACGACAACGGCGGTCACCGTGAGCACGAGTCGGCCCCGGCGGGTCAGCCGGAACCTGCGTCCGGGCCGCGCCGACGACGGTTCGTTCTTCATACAGGCACGCTAACCCGGGGCTCGCCCCGTTCCCGGCACCAGGCGCCGGCCGACACTTGGCTGTGCCGCGCCGCTCAGGGAGCGAAAGGCGGCAGCGCGGCGAACTCGGGCACCACCTTGACCGCCCCGGCGAGCGCGTCGAGCGTGCGTCGCACTCGGCTCAGCGGGTGGTCGGGGAACTGCGCGTCCCACTGCGCGTGGTCGGCGGCATGGAAGGGCAGACCACCCTGCACCTCCGGCGCGTAGGGGTGCGGCCGGAAGTACTTGTCATGGCCGACCTGCGCCATCACCATGGCCTCCCGCATCCCCGTCATGCCCCGCTCCGGTGCCTGGATCTTCACCACGGTGCTGCACGTCGCGCGAGGCACGGTGAAGCTGCCGATGAACGCCTGGCCGCTGGGCTGTCCGGGCAGCGGCAGCTTCAGTATCTGCTTCAGCGCGGGCAGCGGGCCGAGCGGCTTCACCGACGCCTCGATCAGGCCACCACCCGCCTGGGCGGTCAGGCGGGTGAGCCCGGCGCGCAGCGAGGGACCGTCGTCGAGCGAGGCCGGCAGGTCCGGCGGCAGTCCCAAGAAGTGCAGGGACAGCACATCGCCTTCGTCGTTGACCCAGACGTCCTGATCGACGGGCCGGTATCCGGGCAGTTCCACGCCGAGGAGAGCTCTCATGGGCGGTGATCATGCCGCACCCGGACGGGCGACGGTCCGTCAGGGTCCGACCGGGGCCAACCGGGCGTCCCTGCGGACCAGTTCGGCATAGCGGCCGTCCCGGTCGAGCAGTTCCTCGTGGCTGCCACGCTCGGCTATGCGCCCCGAGTCGAGGACCACGATCTGGTCGGCGTCCCTGACCGTGGAGAGCCGGTGGGCGATGGTGATCGTGGTCCGGCCGGCCGAGAGCGCGTCGATCGCCTGCTGCACGGCATGCTCCGTACGGGTGTCGAGCGCGCTGGTCGCCTCGTCGAGGATGAGGACGGGCGGGTCGCGCAGAATCGTCCTGGCGATGGCGAGGCGCTGTTTCTCGCCGCCGGAGAAGCGGTAGCCACGCTCCCCGACCAGGGTGTCGTAACCGTCGGGCAGTGATGCGATGTGGTCGTGGATCTGCGCGGCGCGGGCTGCCGCCTCCATCTCTGCCTGGGTCGCGTCCGGCTTGGCGAAGCGCAGATTCTCGGCGACGGAGGCGTGGAAGAGATACGTCTCCTGGGAGACGACTCCCACGGCCCGGGCGAGACTGTCGAAGTCGAGCTCCCGGACATCGACACCGTCTATCGTGACGCTGCCACCCGTGACGTCGTACAGCCGCGGGACAAGGTAGCTGAGCGTGGACTTGCCGGAGCCGGTCGGGCCGACGACGGCGAGGCTTCCGCCCGCCGGGACGGCCACGTCGATCCTGTCGAGCGTCGGCCGCGCCTGCTTGTCGTCGTACACGAAGTCGACCTCCTCGAACCGGACTTCGCCGCGGATCTTCTCCAGCCGGACCGGCTTCTCGGGTTCGGTGATGTCCACCGGCAGGTCGAGATACTCGAAGATCCGCTGGAAGAGCGCGAGCGAGGTCTGCATCTGCACTCCGGTGGAGAGCAGGCTCACGGCGGGGCGGAACAGGCCCTGCTGGAGCGAGACGAAGGCGACGAGCGTGCCGATCGATATGGCGGGCCCGCCCGACTGGACGGCGAGTCCCGCGGCCCAGTAGACGAGGGCGGGCATGGCGGCCATGACGATGCCGATGGTGGACATCCGCCACCGCCCGGCCATGCTGGAGCGCACTTCGAGGTCGACGAGCCGTTCGGACTCCTCGGCGAACGACCGGGTGAGCGAGTCGGCCCGGCCCATGGTGCGGCCGAGCAGGATGCCGCTGACGGAGAGGGACTCGGTGACGGTGGCGGCCATGGCGGCCATCTGCTTCTGGCGCTGCGTGGTGATCTTCTTGCGCTCACGGCCGACCCGGCGGCTGATCCAGACGAACAACGGCAGCAGGAGCAGCGAGACGGTGGTGAGCCGCCAGTCGAGCGCCAGCATCGCTACGACGGTGGCGACCACGGCCGTGAGGTTGGAGACCAGGGAGGTCGCCGTCGAGGTCACGGTCGCCTGCATTCCGCCGATGTCGTTGGCGATGCGCGACTGGACCTCTCCGGTGCGGGTTCTGGTGAAGAACGCGAGCGGCATGCGCTGGAGCTGGGCGTAGACGGCGGTGCGCAGATCGTGCATGACACGCTGGCCGACGGTGGTGGAGATCAGCGTCTGGAGCACGCCGAAGACGCTCGTCGTCACCGCGGTGAGGATCATGCCGAGGGCGAGCAGGCTGAGCAGCCCGGTGCGGCCCTGCGGAATGGCGGTGTCGAGGATCTCGCGCAGCAGGAACGGCGAGGCGACCGAGACGAGCGAGGCGGCTCCGACGAGCAGGCCGACGAGGGCGAGACGGCCGCGGTAGGGGCGGAAGAGCCGCAGGATACGCCGCACTTCGGCGGGCGGTTGCTCCCGATCGCGGGGTGGTGGTGTCCAGTTGGACTCGGCGTCGATACGCATGGGCTCCTTTGACCAGGGGCGAGACGGCAGGGACGGTGAGACAGCGGATGAGCAGATACAGCAAAGATTTCGAGAGCATAGCTCACTGTTACCTGTATTCACAATGAGCCCTGTCCTGATATTGTCCCCGCCATGAGCACCGACCCCGACGGCCTGCTGGCCGAGCAGCTCCTGCGGCTGACCCGACGGCTGCACCGCAGCCAGAAGCGCCAGCTGGAGTCGGCCGACATCGCGATCACACCCGCCCAGTCCCGCCTCCTGCGCACCCTCGCGCATTACGACGAGCCGCCCCGCATGGCCGATCTCGCGGCCCGGCTGGAGGTGGTCCCGCGCGCCGTGACCAGCCTGGTCGACGGCTTGGAGGCAAGCGGCTGCGTCCGCCGCGCACCCGACCCGACCAATCGCCGGGTGATCCGGATCGAGCTCACCGACACCGGCCTGGCCACGCTCCGGGCGCTGCGCAGCGCGCGCCGGGCGGCGGCCGAGGACGTTCTGGCTCCCCTGACCTCCGACCAGCGCGAGGTGCTCGGCGGACTGCTGTCCACCCTGGTCGACGGGGCGGGACCACGCTGCTGACGAGCCGCAGCCGCTGCGGCGGACTGCGCGCCGGGCGATCCGCGAGGTGGCGGCTCCCGTCGCGGCGCGCAGCCCGCTCGTGCTTCCGGAACCCAAGCGGGTGATCCGCCGCTGTCCGAGCGACGAGAGCGTCACCAGCGGTGGGCATGTACAGCGTGAAATCGCGGAACTGCGCCTCGGCGAGCGTCACATGACAGGACTTCGTGTCCGGGTGGTCGACGGGTGGCGCGGCGGTCACCGGATCGTGTTCAGTCGGTTCCGAATTCTACAGGTGGCTCATCGGCCGCGGCGGCGGGCCCGGCGCCGAGCAGCGATCCGGCCGCCAGCACGAGACCGGCGAGCATGGACATGATCTGTCGTTGTCTCATGCGCCAGGAGTGAAGCCTGCGGCGGGTCCCAGGGCCATAGCCCGTGTTCGATCTTGGCGGGTTGTGTGTGCTGCCGCACGAAAATCGATTGCGGGGCGGGGCTCCGAAAGGCGAACCTTGCACGGTTTCTGCCGCACTTTCGAGCTCTGGGACATCATGCAGATTCGCGATCTTCCATATCCCGACCCTGGTGTGGCCGATGCCAGGTCCGGGCCGCGTTTCCTGCTCTGGCTCGGGCGGAATCAGCTGGGCGGACAATTCAAGGCGCTGGCCTGGGGTCTGCTGCACTTCTGCGGTGTCGCTGGACTGCCGCTGGGCGTCGGCCGGGCCGTCCAGGCGGTCGTGGACCGCTCCGGCAGTGCCCTGGCAGTCGCAGGTGCGCTGATCGTCCTGTGCGGCGTTGCGATCACCTTCGGCGACACGATGCTGCACCGCGCCGCCGTCACCAACTGGATCACGGCCGCCGCACGGGTCCAGCAACTGCTGGCCCGTAAGGCGGCCGAGCTGGGCTCGGCGCTGACCCGACGGGTCGCGGCCGGCGAGGTGGTCGCGGTCTCCACGGGCGACGTGGAGAAGATCGGCTGGTTCGTCGAGGCGGTCTCGCGCTTCGCTGCCGCCGCCCTCACGGTGCTTCTGGTCTGCGTCGGCCTCGTCCTGTACGTACCGGCGCTGGGCACGGTAGTCGCGATCGGTGTCCCCGTGCTGGCTCTGGCGGTGCTGCCGCTGCTCCCGCGCGCCACCCGGCGCGCCGACATCCAGCGCGAGAAGGCGGGCAGGGCCACCGAGCTGGCCTCGGACACTGTCGCGGGACTGCGGGTCCTGCGGGGCATCGGCGGCGAGGAGCTGTTCCTCGGCCGCTACCGTCAGGCCTCCCAGGAGGTGCGCCGAGCGGCTGTCCGCAGTGCCCGCATGTGGTCGCTGATCTCGGCGATCCAGGTGCTGCTGCCGGGCCTGCTGCTGATCGCGGTCGTCTGGTACGGAGCCGGGCTCGCCCGGGACGGCCGGATCGAGGTCGGTGAACTGGTCACCGCCTTCAGCGCGGTGACGCTCCTGATGTACCCGTTGCGGCACTTCGAGGAGATCGCCATGTCGTACTCCTTCTCGCGGCCGTCCGCGAAACGGGCCGCGCGAGTGCTGTCACTGCGGCGGGCGACCGAACCCTCCGGCGTGGAGTACGGCCGGCCGAGCGGCGACCTGTACGACCCCGCCACCGGCGTCCTCGCGCCCGCGAGCCGGTTCACGGCCGTGGTGTGCGGCGACCCGGACGCGGCCGGACTGCTCGCCGAACGACTCGGCGGGCATCCGGCGGCCGACGTGGCGGGCGCGCCGTCCGTGCTGCTCGGCGGAGTGCCGCTGGACGACCTGGCGCTGGACGAGGCCCGTGCCGCCGTCCTCGTCCAGGACAAGGATCCGGTGCTGCTCTCCGGCACACTGCTGGAGCTCCTCGACGTCCCCTCGTCCGGGAAGGTGTCCGCCGAGGACGCCCTGCGGGCCGCGCAGTGCGGCGATGTGCTGGACGCGCTCGCCCAGGCGTCCGCCGACACCGACGGCGACCCGATGCGCACGCGGATCACCGAGCGCGGACGGTCGCTGTCCGGCGGGCAGCGCCAACGGCTCGCCCTGGCCCGGTCCCTGGTCAGCGACCCCGAAGTACTGGTCCTCGACGAGCCCACCTCCGCCGTGGACTCGCACACGGAGGCGCGGATCGCTGAGGGCATCAGGCGGCTGCGTACTGGCCGCACCACGGTTGTGTTCGCCTCCTCACCGCTGCTGCTGGACCGCGCGGACCGGGTGGTGTTCGTGCACGACGGCACGGTGGCCGCGGTCGGTCCGCACCGCGAACTGCTGCACACCGCGGCCGGCTACCGGGCGGTCGTCACCCGCGAGACCGAGGAAGAACAGCTCGGCGGCATCACCGCCACCGACGAACTGGAAGCACTGGAAGAGATCGAGGAGTCGGCATGATCGGCGTGGCGCCACCGGCGTACGACCCGGCGGCCCCGGAGACGGCTGCGACCCTGCCCGTCGGCACACCGGCGACCGTTCGGGCGTACGTCCGCGAACTGCTGCGACGGCACCGCAGGGACTTTGTGCTGCTGGTCTCGGTCAACGCCGTCGCGGTGATCGCCTCGATGGCCGGTCCCTATCTGCTGGGCCGGCTCGTCCAGGACCTGACGGACGGGGTGCGCGATCTCCATCTGGAGCGCACCGCCGCACTGTTCGCACTCGCGCTGGTCGTCCAGACCGTGTTCGTGCGGCTGATGCGGCTGCGCGGCGCGATGCTCGGCGAGGAGATGCTGGCGGACCTGCGCGAGGACTTCCTCGTGCGGTCGGTCGGGCTGCCCCCCGGTGTGCTGGAGCGGGCCGGTACGGGTGATCTGCTCTCCCGTATCACCACCGACATCGACCGGCTGGCCAACGCCATGCGCGAAGCCGTGCCGCAGCTGGCGATCGGTGTGGTCTGGGCTGCGCTGCTGATCGGCGCGCTCACCGTGACCGCGCCACCGCTGGCGCTCGCGGTGCTCGTCGCCGTTCCGGTGCTGGTGATCGGCTGCCGCTGGTACTTCAGGCGGGCGCCCTCGGCGTACCGCTCGGAGGCCGCCGGGTACGCGGCGGTGGCCGCGACACTGGCCGAGACCGTCGACGCCGGGCGGACCGTCGAGGCGCACCGACTCGGCGGGCGCCGGGTGGCACTGTCCGAGCAGCGGATCAGGGAGTGGACCGCCTGGGAGCGCTACACCCTCTACCTGCGGTCGGTGCTCTTCCCCGTCATCAACGTGACTCATGTGACGATCCTCTGCTCCGTGCTGCTGATCGGCGGCGCCTTCGTCCTTCAGGACTGGATCAGCGTCGGGCAGCTGACGACGGGCGCTCTGCTCGCGCAGATGCTGGTCGACCCGGTCAACCTGATCCTGCGCTGGTACGACGAACTCCAGGTCGCCCAGGTGTCGATCGCGCGGCTCGTCGGCGTGCGCGACATCGAACCGGACGCGGGCGATGCGTGCGTCGTGCCGGACGGCCGCGATGTCCGGGCGGACGAGGTGCACTTCGGCTACCGCGAAGGCGTGGACGTCCTGCACCAGGTGTCCCTGGCGGTGCCGCCGGGCACCCGGCTCGCCCTCGTCGGCCCTTCCGGCGCGGGCAAGTCGACGCTGGGCCGTCTGCTCGCGGGCATCTACGCCCCGCGGGCCGGACAGATCACGCTCGGCGCCGCCGAGCTGTCCCGGATGCCCGCCGAGCGCGTCCGGGAACATGTCGCCCTGGTCAACCAGGAGCACCACGTCTTCGTGGGCTCCCTCCGCGACAACCTGCTGCTGGCCCGTAGGGGCGCGTCCGACGCCGAGCTGCTGGCGGCGCTCGGCGCGGTCGACGCGGACTCGTGGTCGCAGGGACTGGACGACGGCCTGGACACCGAGGTCGGCTCGGGCGGCTTCGCCCTCACCCCGGCCCAGGCCCAGCAGATCGCGCTGGCCCGCCTGGTGCTCGCGGACCCGCACACGCTGGTCCTGGACGAGGCGACGTCACTGCTCGACCCGCGGGCGGCCCGCCATCTGGAGCGCTCGCTGTCGCGTGTCCTGGACGGTCGCACGGTGGTGGCCATCGCCCACCGCCTGCACACCGCGCACGACGCGGACGTGATCGCGGTGGTGGAGGACGGCCGGATCAGCGAACTGGGCAGCCATGACGCGCTGGTGGCGGCGGACGGGGCGTATGCGGCGCTGTGGCGGTCCTGGCACGGGTGAGCGGGGCCTCGGGTCAGTAGCCGTATTCGCCCTGACTAGGGGATGCAGGTGCCTTCTTGACCGCGTTGCCCTGCGCGTCGATGACATACCAGACCTTGGCGATGCCCTGACCCTTCACGTCTCCGGCCGAGTCGTCGCGCGCGTAGTAGTAGAGGGGGTGACCGGCGTACGTCGCCTGGGCCTTCCCGGCCACGTCCGTGGTGTTGATCAGGCTCTCTTTGGCGCCGGCACCTGCCTTGGGCTTGCCCTCCAAGGGGGGCCACAGTTTCAGGCACTGTGCGTCGCACTTCATCGAGTTCGTGTTCTTGCCGTCCGCGGTGAACAGATAGAGGGTGCGGCCCTTGCCGTCGACGAGGATGTCGCCGAGCGAGGTTTCGGCGATCTTGACGGTGGATGTGCCGCTGACCGTGGAGGTCCCCCTGACCGTGGAGGTGTCGCCGGCGCTCGATCCGCTGCCGCCGCCCCCGTTCCCGCAGGCAGCGAGTCCGACAGACGCAGCGAAAACGAGCGCGACCGCCGCGATGGTGCTCCTGCTCATGGTGTGCCGTCCCTTCCTTGACCCTCGTTGTACGCAGGGGCGGGGGCAACGGATTGCGCGGCGGTGCAATCCCTTCCCGGCGCGGTGACGTATCTATGCGATGTGGAGCTGTTCTCGCGCGCGGACCGTACGGACGACGCCTCACTGCTCGCCGGGCTCGCCATCGGCGACGAGGCGGCGTCGACCGCCTTCGTACGCCGCTTCCAGGGCGCGGTGTACGGCCTCGCGCTGTCGGTGACGGCTGAGGCGGGTCTGGCCGAGGACATCAGCCAGGAGGTGTTCGTACGGGCCTGGCGCGCCGCCGGGAGCTACGACGCACGGCGCGCTTCGGTGCTGACCTGGCTGCTGACCATCACGCGCAACGCCGCGATCGACGCGGTGCGGATCCGGCGGCCGACTCCCGTTCTGGACGACACCCTCGATCGGCTGATCGGTGCGACGCTTCAGGCCGAGGGCCCGGAGCAGCTCGCCCTCCGTGCCGTCGAGAGCAGACACGCCGCCGAACGGCTCCGCTCGCTGCCCACCGAGCAGGCCCGGGCCGTTGTGCTCGCCGTCATCGGCGGGTGCACCGCCGCCGAGGTCGGACGGCACGAGAACGTTCCGCTCGGCACCGCCAAGACCCGTATCCGTACGGGCCTGCGCAGGCTGCGTGA includes:
- a CDS encoding aldehyde dehydrogenase family protein; translated protein: MTSTGTTLPDNDSLRARARESLLGCGAELPTGGGDVIARTPLTGTTLFTLPATTPEQADAAIGAADAAFREWRTIPAPQRGALVKRLGELLGEHKEQLADLVTIDAGKIRSEALGEVQEMIDICEFAVGLSRQLYGRTMASERPGHRLSESWHPLGVVGVISAFNFPVAVWAWNTAIALVCGDTVVWKPSELTPLTAVACDALLARAAADAGAPAGVHGLLLGGRETGERLVDDERVALVSATGSVRMGREVGPRVASRFGRCLLELGGNNAAIVTPSADLDLSVRGIVFSAAGTAGQRCTTLRRLIIHEDIADQLVERIVHAYGRLPVGDPFQEGTLVGPLISGTAHRAMTEALAAAEADGGKILTGGDRQLGEQAPDAVYVRPAVVRMPAQTDVVRRETFAPILYVLTYRTFQEAVALQNGVPQGLSSSIFTQDQREAERFLAADGSDCGIANVNIGTSGAEIGGAFGGEKETGGGRESGSDAWRAYMRRTTNTVNYSDSLPLAQGVNFL
- the mltG gene encoding endolytic transglycosylase MltG, with translation MKNEPSSARPGRRFRLTRRGRLVLTVTAVVVAAVAVLVPLLLNGGQKEEKALLVPEGWRATQVYTAIDKALDQAPGATAKVVGTARLKLPADARGNPEGYLFPATYPVDSRSTPQSLLSYMVNTAHQRFGADRISKGAQRSGMTVYQTVSIASIVQAEADTPGDMGKVARVIYNRLAKGMPLQMDSTLNYALNRSTLDTTAADTRINSPYNSYQRRGLPPTPIDNPGEQAMHAAINPPPGDWLYFVTVGPGDTRFTASYQEHRRNVAEFNVRRSSASAGN
- a CDS encoding ABC transporter ATP-binding protein, which produces MRIDAESNWTPPPRDREQPPAEVRRILRLFRPYRGRLALVGLLVGAASLVSVASPFLLREILDTAIPQGRTGLLSLLALGMILTAVTTSVFGVLQTLISTTVGQRVMHDLRTAVYAQLQRMPLAFFTRTRTGEVQSRIANDIGGMQATVTSTATSLVSNLTAVVATVVAMLALDWRLTTVSLLLLPLFVWISRRVGRERKKITTQRQKQMAAMAATVTESLSVSGILLGRTMGRADSLTRSFAEESERLVDLEVRSSMAGRWRMSTIGIVMAAMPALVYWAAGLAVQSGGPAISIGTLVAFVSLQQGLFRPAVSLLSTGVQMQTSLALFQRIFEYLDLPVDITEPEKPVRLEKIRGEVRFEEVDFVYDDKQARPTLDRIDVAVPAGGSLAVVGPTGSGKSTLSYLVPRLYDVTGGSVTIDGVDVRELDFDSLARAVGVVSQETYLFHASVAENLRFAKPDATQAEMEAAARAAQIHDHIASLPDGYDTLVGERGYRFSGGEKQRLAIARTILRDPPVLILDEATSALDTRTEHAVQQAIDALSAGRTTITIAHRLSTVRDADQIVVLDSGRIAERGSHEELLDRDGRYAELVRRDARLAPVGP
- a CDS encoding MarR family winged helix-turn-helix transcriptional regulator — protein: MSTDPDGLLAEQLLRLTRRLHRSQKRQLESADIAITPAQSRLLRTLAHYDEPPRMADLAARLEVVPRAVTSLVDGLEASGCVRRAPDPTNRRVIRIELTDTGLATLRALRSARRAAAEDVLAPLTSDQREVLGGLLSTLVDGAGPRC
- a CDS encoding ABC transporter ATP-binding protein: MQIRDLPYPDPGVADARSGPRFLLWLGRNQLGGQFKALAWGLLHFCGVAGLPLGVGRAVQAVVDRSGSALAVAGALIVLCGVAITFGDTMLHRAAVTNWITAAARVQQLLARKAAELGSALTRRVAAGEVVAVSTGDVEKIGWFVEAVSRFAAAALTVLLVCVGLVLYVPALGTVVAIGVPVLALAVLPLLPRATRRADIQREKAGRATELASDTVAGLRVLRGIGGEELFLGRYRQASQEVRRAAVRSARMWSLISAIQVLLPGLLLIAVVWYGAGLARDGRIEVGELVTAFSAVTLLMYPLRHFEEIAMSYSFSRPSAKRAARVLSLRRATEPSGVEYGRPSGDLYDPATGVLAPASRFTAVVCGDPDAAGLLAERLGGHPAADVAGAPSVLLGGVPLDDLALDEARAAVLVQDKDPVLLSGTLLELLDVPSSGKVSAEDALRAAQCGDVLDALAQASADTDGDPMRTRITERGRSLSGGQRQRLALARSLVSDPEVLVLDEPTSAVDSHTEARIAEGIRRLRTGRTTVVFASSPLLLDRADRVVFVHDGTVAAVGPHRELLHTAAGYRAVVTRETEEEQLGGITATDELEALEEIEESA
- a CDS encoding ABC transporter ATP-binding protein, with translation MIGVAPPAYDPAAPETAATLPVGTPATVRAYVRELLRRHRRDFVLLVSVNAVAVIASMAGPYLLGRLVQDLTDGVRDLHLERTAALFALALVVQTVFVRLMRLRGAMLGEEMLADLREDFLVRSVGLPPGVLERAGTGDLLSRITTDIDRLANAMREAVPQLAIGVVWAALLIGALTVTAPPLALAVLVAVPVLVIGCRWYFRRAPSAYRSEAAGYAAVAATLAETVDAGRTVEAHRLGGRRVALSEQRIREWTAWERYTLYLRSVLFPVINVTHVTILCSVLLIGGAFVLQDWISVGQLTTGALLAQMLVDPVNLILRWYDELQVAQVSIARLVGVRDIEPDAGDACVVPDGRDVRADEVHFGYREGVDVLHQVSLAVPPGTRLALVGPSGAGKSTLGRLLAGIYAPRAGQITLGAAELSRMPAERVREHVALVNQEHHVFVGSLRDNLLLARRGASDAELLAALGAVDADSWSQGLDDGLDTEVGSGGFALTPAQAQQIALARLVLADPHTLVLDEATSLLDPRAARHLERSLSRVLDGRTVVAIAHRLHTAHDADVIAVVEDGRISELGSHDALVAADGAYAALWRSWHG
- a CDS encoding RNA polymerase sigma factor; translated protein: MQSLPGAVTYLCDVELFSRADRTDDASLLAGLAIGDEAASTAFVRRFQGAVYGLALSVTAEAGLAEDISQEVFVRAWRAAGSYDARRASVLTWLLTITRNAAIDAVRIRRPTPVLDDTLDRLIGATLQAEGPEQLALRAVESRHAAERLRSLPTEQARAVVLAVIGGCTAAEVGRHENVPLGTAKTRIRTGLRRLRDSLREESRD